The following coding sequences lie in one Pseudomonas svalbardensis genomic window:
- the argS gene encoding arginine--tRNA ligase: MKDTIRQLIQQAITQLVNEGVLPEGLSPAIQVENSRDKTHGDFASNIAMMLAKPAGMKPRDLAEKIIAALPADENVTKTEIAGPGFLNFFQNTQALATRLDAALADEHIGVRKAGPVQRTVVDLSAPNLAKEMHVGHLRSTIIGDGVARVLEFLGDEVIRQNHVGDWGTQFGMLMAYLQENPITSDELSDLENFYRAAKQRFDESEEFADRARGLVVKLQAGDPDCLALWTKFKDISLSHCQKIYELLNVKLTMADVMGESAYNDDLINVVNDLKAAGLLVESNGAQCVFLDEFKNADGDPLPVIIVKADGGYLYATTDLAAVRYRSGKLKADRALYFVDQRQALHFQQVFQVARLAGFVTHPMEMEHMGFGTMNGADGRPFKTRDGGTVKLIDLLTEAQERAYSLVKEKNPTLAEDELRNIAKVVGIGAVKYADLSKHRTSDYSFNFDLMLNFEGNTAPYLLYAYTRVAGVFRKLGKDFSEVEGQIVLEAAHEHELAAKLAQFGEVLNNVSDKGTPHILCTYLYDVAGLFSSFYENCPILSADTPAQMQSRLRLAALTGRTLKQGLELLGLETLERM, translated from the coding sequence ATGAAAGACACCATTCGCCAGCTGATCCAACAAGCCATCACCCAACTCGTCAACGAAGGTGTGTTGCCTGAAGGCCTGTCGCCGGCGATCCAGGTGGAAAACTCCCGTGACAAGACTCACGGCGATTTCGCCAGCAACATCGCGATGATGCTGGCCAAACCGGCCGGCATGAAGCCGCGTGACCTGGCCGAGAAAATCATCGCCGCGCTGCCGGCTGACGAAAACGTCACCAAGACCGAAATCGCCGGCCCTGGCTTCCTGAACTTCTTCCAGAACACCCAAGCCCTGGCCACTCGCCTGGACGCCGCTTTGGCCGACGAGCACATCGGCGTGCGTAAGGCCGGCCCGGTGCAGCGCACCGTCGTCGACCTGTCGGCACCGAACCTGGCCAAAGAGATGCACGTCGGCCACTTGCGCTCGACCATCATCGGCGACGGCGTGGCGCGCGTACTGGAATTCCTCGGCGACGAAGTGATCCGTCAGAACCACGTCGGCGACTGGGGCACCCAGTTCGGCATGCTGATGGCGTATCTGCAGGAAAACCCGATCACCAGCGATGAGCTGTCGGACCTGGAAAACTTCTACCGTGCGGCCAAACAACGCTTCGACGAATCCGAAGAGTTCGCAGATCGCGCCCGTGGTCTGGTGGTCAAGCTGCAAGCCGGCGACCCGGACTGCCTGGCGCTGTGGACCAAGTTCAAAGACATCTCGCTGTCGCACTGCCAGAAAATCTACGAACTGCTGAACGTCAAACTGACCATGGCTGACGTGATGGGTGAAAGCGCCTACAACGACGACCTGATCAACGTGGTCAACGACCTCAAGGCCGCCGGCCTGCTGGTCGAAAGCAACGGCGCCCAGTGCGTGTTCCTCGACGAGTTCAAGAATGCCGACGGCGACCCGCTGCCGGTGATCATCGTCAAGGCTGACGGTGGCTACCTCTACGCCACCACCGACCTGGCGGCCGTGCGTTACCGTAGCGGCAAGTTGAAGGCTGATCGCGCGCTGTACTTCGTCGACCAGCGTCAGGCCCTGCACTTCCAGCAAGTATTCCAGGTCGCGCGCCTGGCCGGCTTCGTGACGCACCCGATGGAGATGGAACACATGGGCTTCGGCACCATGAACGGCGCCGACGGCCGTCCATTCAAGACCCGTGACGGCGGCACCGTGAAGTTGATCGACCTGCTGACCGAAGCCCAGGAACGTGCCTACAGCCTGGTGAAAGAAAAGAACCCTACACTTGCCGAAGACGAATTGCGCAACATCGCCAAGGTCGTGGGCATTGGCGCGGTGAAGTATGCCGACCTGTCCAAGCATCGCACCAGCGACTACAGCTTCAACTTCGACCTGATGCTGAACTTCGAAGGCAACACTGCGCCGTACCTGCTGTACGCCTACACCCGCGTGGCCGGTGTGTTCCGCAAACTCGGCAAGGACTTCAGCGAAGTCGAAGGCCAGATCGTCCTCGAAGCGGCGCACGAACACGAATTGGCGGCGAAGCTCGCGCAGTTCGGCGAAGTGCTGAACAACGTTTCCGACAAAGGCACGCCGCACATCCTGTGCACCTACCTGTACGATGTTGCCGGCCTGTTCTCCAGCTTCTACGAGAACTGCCCGATCCTCAGCGCCGACACCCCAGCGCAAATGCAGAGCCGTCTGCGCCTCGCTGCGCTGACCGGCCGCACTCTCAAGCAAGGCCTGGAACTGTTGGGTCTGGAAACTCTGGAGCGTATGTAA
- a CDS encoding primosomal protein N', translated as MPDAILRLALPSPLRRLFDYRAPAGILRAQLQPGMRLRVPFGRREMIGILVEVTDHSEVPVEKLKPALALLDATPPLPPALFKLCLWTSQYYQHSLGDTLSWALPVLLRQGELAEARQERFWSAAPGASLDDPRIARAPRQREALATLAQHPHGVAHQLLSKLMLSKDSLDLLLAKDLVQVEIRKHAPGARHEHWLAQPELPLNPEQRAAYEAIRAGFDSYHAFLLAGVTGSGKTEVYLQLIRETLEAGKQALVLIPEINLGPQTLARFEQRFNARIALIHSAVNDRERLEAWLAARDGDADIIIGTRSALFTPMKNPGLIIIDEEHDGSYKQQEGLRYHARDLALVRARQENIPIVLGSATPSLESLHNAYTGRYGLLRLNERAGGAKQPRFLRLDVKSRPLDSGISGPMQQAIGQTLAAGQQVLVFLNRRGFAPTLLCHDCGWMSECQRCDARMTVHQRSGELRCHHCGYVERVPRHCPKCGKVDLRPVGAGTERAEERLGILFPDVPVLRVDRDSTSRKDAMNQLFATIQKGQPCILVGTQMLAKGHHFPRVTLVSILDADGGLFSGDFRASERMAQLIVQVAGRAGRAEEPGKVIIQTHLADHPLLVQLTEQGYFAFAEQALSERRSAGLPPFAHLALLRAEAHKPGQAEGFLDEACSEAERLLAEQNLTGIELLGPVPAPMERRAGRYRAQLLLQATARAPLHRLLSSWLLVLEQMPSGRAVRWSLDVDPVDLY; from the coding sequence GTGCCCGACGCCATTTTGCGCCTCGCCCTGCCTTCGCCCCTGCGCCGCCTGTTCGATTACCGTGCCCCGGCCGGAATCCTGCGTGCCCAGTTGCAGCCGGGCATGCGCCTGCGGGTGCCGTTCGGCCGACGGGAGATGATCGGGATTCTGGTGGAGGTGACCGATCACAGCGAAGTGCCGGTAGAAAAGCTCAAGCCGGCCCTGGCCCTGCTCGATGCCACCCCGCCCCTGCCGCCAGCGCTGTTCAAACTGTGCCTGTGGACCTCCCAGTATTACCAGCACAGCCTCGGCGACACGTTGAGCTGGGCGCTGCCGGTACTGTTGCGACAAGGCGAACTGGCCGAAGCACGGCAGGAACGCTTCTGGTCCGCCGCGCCCGGCGCCAGCCTTGATGACCCGCGCATCGCTCGCGCCCCGCGTCAACGGGAGGCCCTGGCGACCCTCGCCCAACATCCCCACGGCGTCGCTCATCAGTTGTTGAGCAAACTGATGCTGAGCAAGGACAGCCTGGATTTGCTGCTGGCCAAGGATCTGGTGCAAGTCGAAATCCGCAAGCACGCCCCCGGCGCCCGCCACGAACACTGGCTGGCGCAGCCGGAACTGCCGCTCAACCCGGAGCAGCGTGCGGCCTATGAGGCGATTCGCGCCGGGTTCGACAGTTATCACGCGTTCCTGCTGGCCGGCGTCACCGGCAGTGGCAAGACCGAAGTCTATTTGCAGCTGATCCGCGAAACGCTCGAGGCTGGCAAACAAGCGCTGGTGCTGATCCCGGAGATCAACCTCGGCCCGCAGACCCTGGCGCGCTTCGAGCAGCGCTTCAATGCACGCATCGCGCTGATTCACTCGGCGGTCAACGACCGCGAGCGCCTCGAAGCCTGGCTCGCCGCCCGGGACGGTGACGCCGACATCATTATTGGCACCCGCTCGGCACTGTTCACGCCGATGAAGAACCCCGGCCTGATCATCATCGATGAAGAGCACGACGGTTCCTATAAACAGCAGGAAGGCCTGCGCTATCACGCCCGCGACCTGGCACTGGTGCGCGCACGCCAGGAAAACATTCCGATTGTCCTCGGCTCCGCCACGCCTTCGCTGGAAAGCCTGCACAACGCCTACACCGGTCGTTATGGCCTCCTGCGATTAAACGAGCGTGCCGGTGGCGCCAAGCAACCGCGTTTCCTGCGCCTGGACGTGAAAAGCCGCCCACTGGACAGCGGCATTTCCGGGCCGATGCAGCAGGCCATCGGCCAGACGCTGGCCGCTGGCCAACAAGTGTTGGTGTTCCTCAACCGTCGCGGTTTTGCCCCGACCTTGCTGTGTCACGACTGCGGCTGGATGTCCGAGTGCCAGCGCTGCGATGCGCGCATGACCGTGCACCAGCGCTCCGGCGAACTGCGTTGTCACCATTGTGGCTACGTCGAACGCGTCCCTCGCCATTGCCCGAAATGCGGCAAGGTCGATTTGCGGCCAGTCGGCGCCGGCACCGAGCGCGCCGAGGAACGGCTGGGGATTCTATTCCCGGACGTCCCGGTGCTGCGGGTCGACCGCGACAGCACTTCGCGCAAAGACGCGATGAATCAACTGTTCGCGACCATCCAGAAGGGCCAACCGTGCATTCTGGTGGGCACGCAAATGCTTGCCAAAGGGCACCACTTTCCACGGGTGACCCTGGTATCGATTCTCGATGCCGACGGCGGGCTGTTTTCCGGCGACTTCCGCGCCAGCGAGCGCATGGCGCAGTTGATCGTCCAGGTTGCCGGGCGTGCGGGACGCGCTGAAGAGCCGGGCAAAGTGATCATCCAGACGCACCTGGCCGACCATCCGCTGCTGGTGCAATTGACTGAACAGGGCTACTTCGCCTTTGCCGAGCAGGCGTTGAGCGAACGTCGCTCGGCGGGGCTGCCACCGTTTGCGCACTTGGCGCTACTGCGGGCCGAAGCGCACAAACCGGGACAAGCTGAAGGCTTTCTTGATGAGGCGTGCAGCGAGGCCGAGCGCTTGCTGGCCGAACAGAACCTGACCGGGATCGAGTTGCTCGGGCCGGTGCCGGCGCCAATGGAACGCCGGGCCGGGCGTTATCGTGCGCAGTTGTTGCTGCAAGCGACGGCGCGGGCGCCGCTGCATCGACTATTAAGCAGCTGGCTGCTGGTGTTGGAGCAAATGCCGAGTGGGCGGGCGGTGCGTTGGTCGCTGGATGTCGATCCTGTGGATTTGTATTGA
- the rpmE gene encoding 50S ribosomal protein L31 produces MKADIHPAYETIEVTCSCGNKFETRSNLCKPLGTDVCNECHPFYTGKQKTLDTGGRVQRFADRFGAFGKKAPAAAE; encoded by the coding sequence ATGAAAGCCGATATCCATCCAGCGTACGAAACCATCGAAGTAACTTGCAGCTGCGGCAACAAGTTCGAAACTCGTTCGAACCTGTGCAAGCCACTGGGTACTGACGTATGCAACGAGTGCCACCCGTTCTACACCGGTAAGCAGAAGACTCTGGATACTGGCGGCCGTGTACAGCGCTTCGCAGACCGTTTCGGTGCTTTCGGCAAGAAAGCTCCTGCTGCTGCAGAGTAA
- a CDS encoding thermonuclease family protein produces MGFTLLMKKASLVGAFFVSAIWFSGAQAFCPAPSGLTSVAVQRVVDGDTLRLSDGRSVRMIGLNTPELGKKGRSDEPFAVAARQRLEALVAASDGRVGLLPGKESQDHYGRTLAHVYSADGANLEAQMLAEGLGFQVAVAPNVDLVDCQQAAEHNARQAGLGLWRQSPVLKAKQINTSGFAVLSGRVSKVQRNRGGVWIELQDSVVLRVAPNLLGQFDVANLERLKGRQIEARGWVLDRSRRGGLKEGQARWLLPLTDPAMLQIAQ; encoded by the coding sequence ATGGGCTTTACCTTGCTGATGAAAAAGGCGTCCCTCGTGGGCGCCTTTTTTGTGTCTGCGATTTGGTTTTCCGGTGCCCAGGCCTTCTGCCCGGCGCCGAGCGGGCTGACATCGGTCGCGGTGCAACGGGTAGTGGATGGTGACACGCTGCGCCTGAGCGATGGCCGCAGCGTGCGCATGATCGGTTTGAATACGCCGGAGCTGGGCAAGAAAGGTCGCTCCGACGAGCCGTTCGCGGTGGCGGCACGCCAACGCCTGGAAGCACTGGTGGCTGCCAGCGACGGACGGGTCGGTTTATTGCCCGGTAAAGAAAGCCAAGACCATTACGGTCGCACCTTGGCCCATGTCTACAGCGCCGATGGCGCCAACCTTGAAGCGCAGATGCTCGCTGAAGGACTCGGTTTCCAGGTGGCGGTCGCGCCGAATGTCGATCTGGTCGACTGCCAGCAAGCGGCGGAACACAACGCCCGTCAGGCCGGACTCGGGTTGTGGCGTCAATCCCCTGTACTGAAAGCGAAGCAGATCAACACTTCCGGTTTCGCTGTGCTCAGCGGTCGTGTGAGCAAGGTTCAGCGCAATCGCGGTGGGGTTTGGATCGAGTTGCAGGATTCGGTTGTACTGCGCGTTGCGCCCAATTTGCTGGGGCAGTTCGATGTGGCGAATCTCGAGCGGCTGAAGGGCAGGCAGATCGAGGCCCGTGGCTGGGTGCTGGACCGTTCGCGGCGTGGCGGACTGAAAGAAGGGCAGGCACGCTGGCTTCTGCCATTGACCGACCCAGCGATGCTTCAGATAGCGCAGTGA
- a CDS encoding malic enzyme-like NAD(P)-binding protein yields the protein MSDLKTAALEYHAHPRPGKLSVELTKATATARDLSLAYSPGVAEPVREIARDPELAYKYTGKGNLVAVISDGTAILGLGNLGPLASKPVMEGKGVLFKRFAGIDVFDIEVDSESPQAFIDTVKRISITFGGINLEDIKAPECFEIERALIEQCDIPVFHDDQHGTAIVTAAGMINALEIAGKTLADAKIVCLGAGAAAISCMKLLVSMGANIENIFMVDRTGVIHSGRDDLNQYKAVFAHATEKRTLADALKGADVFVGLSGPNLLSAEGLKSMAANPIVFACSNPDPEISPELAHATRDDVIMATGRSDYPNQVNNVLGFPFIFRGALDVRAKRINEEMKVAAANALRELAKLPVPQDVCDAYGGIKLEFGREYIIPKPMDARLITVISDAVAKAAIETGVATLPYPKNYPLKSVDDVFNG from the coding sequence ATGTCTGATTTGAAAACTGCCGCTCTCGAATATCACGCCCATCCTCGTCCAGGGAAGCTGAGTGTCGAGCTCACCAAGGCCACCGCTACCGCCCGCGATCTGTCGCTGGCCTACAGCCCCGGCGTAGCCGAACCAGTACGCGAAATCGCCCGCGACCCTGAACTCGCCTACAAGTACACCGGCAAGGGCAATCTGGTTGCAGTCATTTCCGATGGCACCGCAATTCTCGGCCTGGGTAACCTCGGCCCATTGGCTTCCAAGCCAGTAATGGAAGGTAAAGGCGTGCTGTTCAAGCGCTTCGCCGGCATCGACGTTTTCGACATCGAAGTCGACTCCGAAAGCCCGCAAGCCTTCATCGACACCGTCAAGCGTATCTCCATCACCTTCGGTGGCATCAACCTGGAAGACATCAAGGCACCAGAGTGCTTTGAGATCGAACGCGCTCTGATCGAGCAGTGCGACATTCCGGTATTCCACGATGACCAGCACGGCACCGCGATTGTTACTGCGGCCGGCATGATCAACGCCCTGGAAATCGCTGGCAAAACCCTCGCTGACGCCAAGATCGTCTGCCTGGGCGCCGGTGCGGCCGCCATCTCCTGCATGAAATTGCTGGTGAGCATGGGTGCCAACATCGAAAACATCTTCATGGTTGACCGTACCGGCGTGATCCACTCCGGCCGTGACGACCTGAACCAGTACAAGGCTGTTTTCGCTCACGCGACTGAAAAACGCACGCTGGCCGACGCCCTGAAAGGCGCGGACGTGTTCGTCGGCCTGTCCGGCCCGAACCTGCTGAGCGCTGAAGGCCTGAAATCCATGGCGGCCAACCCGATCGTGTTCGCGTGCTCCAACCCGGACCCGGAAATCTCCCCGGAACTGGCTCACGCCACCCGTGACGACGTGATCATGGCGACCGGCCGTTCGGACTACCCAAACCAGGTCAACAACGTGCTGGGCTTCCCGTTCATCTTCCGTGGCGCCCTGGACGTTCGCGCCAAGCGCATCAACGAAGAAATGAAAGTGGCTGCGGCCAACGCCCTGCGTGAACTGGCCAAGCTGCCGGTTCCTCAGGACGTGTGCGACGCCTACGGCGGCATCAAACTGGAATTCGGTCGTGAGTACATCATTCCGAAACCAATGGATGCCCGTTTGATCACCGTGATCTCCGATGCTGTGGCCAAGGCTGCGATCGAGACCGGCGTAGCGACCCTGCCGTATCCGAAGAACTACCCGCTGAAAAGTGTGGATGACGTGTTCAACGGCTAA